A stretch of Clostridium formicaceticum DNA encodes these proteins:
- the modB gene encoding molybdate ABC transporter permease subunit, whose translation MVFDLSPLWISAKTAFVATFFTFVLGIAAAKWMMGYQGRIKGFIDGVFTLPLVLPPTVVGFFLLLVFGKNGVIGKLLLRFGTTIIFSWPATVIAAVVVAFPLMYKTTRGALEQIDKNLIYAARTLGVSEWEIFWRIMLPLAWPGIAAGSILAFARALGEFGATLMIAGNIPGRTQTIPLAIFFAAQGGDMEQALIWVLLIVTISLAIVFFMNFWSEKQYKFINGFRGKA comes from the coding sequence ATGGTATTTGATTTATCTCCCTTATGGATATCAGCTAAAACAGCATTTGTAGCGACTTTCTTTACATTTGTTTTAGGTATTGCTGCTGCAAAATGGATGATGGGTTATCAAGGAAGAATCAAAGGATTTATAGACGGTGTTTTTACTTTGCCTCTTGTATTACCACCAACAGTAGTAGGTTTTTTTCTACTGCTGGTATTTGGTAAAAATGGTGTAATAGGAAAGCTATTATTAAGATTTGGAACAACTATTATTTTTTCCTGGCCGGCTACAGTCATTGCAGCAGTGGTTGTAGCTTTTCCCCTAATGTATAAAACCACTCGAGGAGCCCTTGAGCAAATAGATAAAAACCTTATTTATGCGGCCCGTACGCTAGGGGTATCTGAGTGGGAGATTTTCTGGAGAATCATGTTGCCGCTTGCTTGGCCCGGAATAGCTGCGGGAAGTATTCTTGCTTTTGCCCGTGCACTAGGAGAGTTTGGAGCAACGCTAATGATTGCTGGCAATATACCAGGAAGGACACAAACCATTCCGTTAGCGATATTTTTTGCAGCACAGGGGGGAGATATGGAACAAGCATTGATATGGGTACTTTTAATTGTAACAATCTCCCTTGCTATTGTTTTTTTTATGAATTTTTGGTCAGAGAAACAATATAAGTTTATAAATGGTTTTAGGGGGAAAGCGTGA
- a CDS encoding DUF1292 domain-containing protein, with amino-acid sequence MGNCLNNCDCDHLSTKHLQHKKIHLTLVDNTEIECDVLDIFEVNDQKYIAVLPQSSETALLYRLVEREGNPELNNIESDEEYELASKAFLAGVHNHMH; translated from the coding sequence ATGGGAAATTGTTTGAATAATTGTGATTGTGATCATCTATCTACCAAACATCTACAGCATAAAAAAATTCATTTAACGCTTGTGGATAATACAGAAATAGAATGTGATGTACTGGATATTTTTGAAGTCAACGATCAGAAGTATATTGCTGTACTGCCTCAAAGCTCAGAAACAGCATTACTCTACAGACTGGTGGAAAGAGAGGGAAATCCAGAGCTAAATAATATTGAAAGTGATGAAGAATATGAATTAGCTTCTAAAGCCTTCTTAGCAGGTGTACATAATCATATGCATTAA
- a CDS encoding AEC family transporter: MTVFLFILVNNIIPIFSLIALGYFLSKKFDLDINTLTKLNFYAFLPCFTFASLYTTKIPSDMVKVLMVTLLLILVNMLVVRFISQICHYDEGMKSAFTNSVLFYNTGNIGVPLVTLVFSSPPFVVNGETPYLSIALTAQIMVLVVQNITTNTFGFLNAGRVSADWKVCIYKVLKMPTIYAIPLAFLLKAIPYDVTQTPVWPAFEYAKNALVPIALITLGVQLSRTAFEFKNKDVYLATAIRLIVGPLLALLFIYLFDMEGIVAQVVMISSALPTGVNVALIAVECNNLPDFSSQTVMITTLSSAVSLAGVIYMARIFFPV, from the coding sequence ATGACTGTGTTTCTATTTATCTTGGTTAATAATATTATACCCATTTTTTCACTAATAGCGCTAGGTTATTTTTTAAGTAAAAAATTTGATTTAGATATAAACACATTAACCAAATTAAATTTTTACGCTTTTCTGCCTTGTTTTACTTTTGCAAGCCTATATACCACGAAGATTCCTTCGGATATGGTAAAAGTACTGATGGTTACCCTTCTTCTTATATTGGTGAACATGTTGGTGGTTAGATTTATTTCACAAATATGTCATTATGATGAGGGGATGAAAAGTGCCTTCACCAATTCTGTTTTGTTTTATAATACAGGAAATATAGGGGTGCCTTTGGTGACGCTGGTGTTTAGTAGTCCTCCCTTTGTGGTGAACGGTGAAACCCCCTATTTAAGCATTGCTCTTACTGCACAAATTATGGTTTTAGTGGTTCAAAATATCACTACCAATACCTTTGGTTTTTTGAATGCCGGTCGGGTCTCTGCTGATTGGAAAGTATGTATTTATAAGGTTCTAAAAATGCCAACCATCTATGCGATTCCTTTAGCATTCTTATTAAAAGCTATACCCTATGATGTGACACAAACACCTGTCTGGCCTGCCTTTGAATATGCTAAAAATGCGCTAGTACCTATTGCACTTATTACCTTAGGTGTGCAGCTTTCACGCACTGCCTTTGAATTTAAAAACAAAGATGTATATCTTGCCACAGCCATAAGGCTGATTGTAGGGCCGTTGTTGGCTTTGCTGTTTATTTATCTATTTGATATGGAGGGTATTGTTGCGCAGGTAGTTATGATTTCATCGGCATTACCTACTGGAGTAAATGTTGCTCTTATTGCAGTAGAATGTAACAATCTGCCTGATTTTTCCTCTCAGACGGTAATGATCACCACATTATCTAGTGCAGTTAGTCTTGCTGGGGTAATTTATATGGCGAGAATTTTCTTTCCAGTATAA
- the larE gene encoding ATP-dependent sacrificial sulfur transferase LarE: MEIQEKFHKLQEIIRGLESAAIAFSGGVDSTFLLKVTQNVLGKDVIAVTARSSTFPEREFKEAKAYAESIGVKHIVIVSEELDIEGFSKNPTNRCYYCKHELFSKIQEVALDHNVKVVLDGSNYDDIGDYRPGMQAAKELKVVSPLKQAALTKEDIRILSKEMDIPTWNKPSFACLSSRFPYGHEINREKLKMVELAEQFLLDKGFRQVRVRHHGEIARIEVEKKEREKIFDLQLMDEIGNKLKEIGFHYVTIDALGYRTGSMNEVLTEGDKV, from the coding sequence ATGGAGATACAAGAAAAATTTCATAAACTCCAAGAGATTATAAGAGGGCTTGAAAGTGCTGCTATTGCTTTTTCTGGTGGAGTAGATAGTACTTTTTTATTAAAGGTAACACAGAATGTATTGGGAAAAGATGTAATTGCAGTGACTGCTAGATCCTCTACATTTCCAGAAAGAGAATTTAAGGAAGCTAAAGCATATGCAGAAAGTATAGGGGTAAAACATATTGTTATTGTATCAGAGGAGCTGGACATAGAAGGGTTTTCTAAAAATCCCACCAATAGATGTTATTACTGTAAACATGAACTTTTTTCAAAAATACAGGAGGTAGCTTTAGATCATAATGTAAAGGTTGTTTTAGATGGTTCAAACTACGATGATATAGGGGATTATCGTCCTGGAATGCAGGCAGCAAAAGAGCTTAAAGTAGTTAGTCCTTTAAAGCAAGCAGCTTTGACAAAAGAGGATATACGCATCCTTTCTAAAGAAATGGATATACCTACATGGAATAAACCCTCCTTTGCTTGTCTTTCTTCAAGGTTTCCCTATGGACATGAAATCAATAGAGAAAAGCTGAAAATGGTGGAATTAGCAGAACAATTCTTGCTAGATAAAGGTTTTAGACAGGTAAGGGTAAGGCATCATGGAGAAATTGCTAGGATAGAAGTAGAGAAAAAAGAAAGAGAAAAGATTTTTGATTTGCAGTTGATGGATGAGATTGGCAACAAACTAAAAGAAATAGGTTTTCATTATGTTACAATAGATGCTTTGGGCTATAGAACAGGCAGTATGAATGAAGTGTTGACAGAAGGAGATAAAGTATAA
- a CDS encoding substrate-binding domain-containing protein translates to MKEDRSLTPQEVADILQIAKNTVYELIKRGEMNAYRVGRKVRIDPKDVEDYKNRTKSQKDSSINNPSLIQPTLSKPSSLLCDEASYPSRGFVISGQDALLDILSRYLQVHPEGTHALRSYVGSYNGLYALYQGKVQLATAHLWDGETNQYNISYVKKMLPGTPAVIIHLACRMQGFYVAKGNPKNITGWEDLRRSDVTIINREKGSGTRVLLDEHLKLMGIDRQRIKGYNRESSSHLAVASTVARGGADLALGNEKTGLQVHEVDFIPLQQERYELVARKEDIGQPPFRAVLEILNSQDFKMELSGIGGYDLKETGDIIAET, encoded by the coding sequence ATGAAAGAAGATAGATCTTTGACACCACAAGAAGTAGCTGATATCTTACAAATCGCCAAAAATACAGTATATGAATTGATAAAACGGGGTGAAATGAACGCCTACAGAGTAGGACGCAAAGTCCGAATTGATCCAAAAGATGTAGAAGACTATAAAAATAGAACGAAAAGCCAAAAAGATAGTTCTATAAATAATCCAAGCTTAATACAACCAACGCTTTCTAAGCCTTCTTCTTTGCTTTGTGATGAGGCATCCTATCCCTCAAGAGGCTTTGTAATTTCTGGTCAAGATGCGCTGTTAGATATATTATCCCGTTATCTTCAAGTACACCCAGAAGGTACGCATGCCCTTCGCTCCTACGTAGGAAGCTACAACGGTCTGTACGCTCTGTATCAAGGAAAAGTGCAATTAGCTACTGCTCACCTATGGGATGGAGAAACAAATCAATATAATATTTCTTATGTAAAAAAAATGTTACCGGGAACACCTGCTGTTATTATTCATCTTGCCTGCCGTATGCAGGGATTTTATGTGGCTAAAGGAAACCCCAAAAACATTACAGGCTGGGAAGACTTAAGGCGTAGCGATGTCACCATCATTAATCGCGAAAAAGGAAGTGGTACCAGAGTTCTTCTTGACGAACATTTAAAACTAATGGGAATTGATCGTCAGCGTATCAAAGGGTACAACAGAGAGAGTTCTTCTCACTTAGCTGTGGCAAGTACGGTGGCACGAGGAGGTGCTGATTTAGCTTTAGGAAATGAAAAGACAGGTCTTCAGGTCCATGAAGTTGATTTTATCCCGTTGCAGCAGGAAAGGTATGAACTTGTAGCAAGAAAAGAAGACATAGGTCAACCTCCTTTTAGAGCCGTCTTGGAAATATTGAATTCACAAGATTTCAAAATGGAGCTTTCTGGAATTGGAGGATATGATTTAAAAGAAACCGGAGATATCATTGCAGAAACTTAG
- a CDS encoding P-II family nitrogen regulator: MKEIMSIIRMSMVNKTKAALAAEGFPAFTCAKVSGRGKKQMHYQVIEEGFLTGENISTAVAESISEEHRLLPKRWISITVPDEDVARVVDVIINVNQTGHPGDGKIFVLPMEEAIRIRTGEAGDPAIL, translated from the coding sequence ATGAAGGAAATTATGTCGATTATTCGTATGAGTATGGTAAATAAAACAAAAGCTGCTTTAGCGGCAGAAGGATTTCCTGCATTTACCTGTGCGAAGGTTTCAGGTAGAGGAAAAAAACAAATGCACTATCAAGTGATTGAGGAAGGTTTCTTAACAGGAGAGAATATCTCTACAGCAGTTGCAGAATCTATTTCGGAAGAACACAGATTGTTACCTAAACGATGGATATCTATTACAGTGCCGGATGAAGATGTTGCTAGAGTGGTGGATGTTATTATCAATGTTAATCAAACAGGACATCCAGGGGATGGAAAAATATTTGTTTTACCGATGGAAGAAGCAATTCGAATAAGAACTGGTGAAGCAGGAGATCCAGCAATACTTTAA
- a CDS encoding P-II family nitrogen regulator yields MKLIRAIIRPEKVAGVLAELSDAGFPAVTKAEVVGRGKQRGIKVGDISYDEIPKNLLMFVCEDEYKDHVLEVIKRKAKTGEKGAFGDGKIFVSEVEDVYTISSGERKL; encoded by the coding sequence ATGAAATTAATTAGAGCGATTATTCGGCCAGAAAAGGTAGCTGGTGTACTTGCAGAATTAAGTGATGCGGGATTTCCAGCTGTAACGAAAGCAGAAGTAGTGGGGCGCGGGAAACAAAGAGGGATCAAAGTAGGTGATATCTCTTATGACGAGATTCCCAAAAATCTATTAATGTTTGTTTGTGAGGATGAGTATAAAGATCATGTGTTGGAGGTTATAAAACGAAAAGCTAAAACAGGAGAAAAAGGTGCTTTTGGTGATGGTAAAATCTTTGTCAGTGAAGTAGAAGACGTCTACACCATCAGTAGTGGAGAAAGAAAACTATAG
- a CDS encoding sulfate/molybdate ABC transporter ATP-binding protein, translating into MKLSVNIHKELTGFTLKTSFETMEGSPLGLLGASGSGKSMILRCIAGLETPTNGRIVLNERVLFDSEEKIDIPSRKRKVGFLFQNYALFPHMTIAENIAFALGDLTKKQRSEKVKEYITMMKLQGLEERYPSQLSGGQQQRVAIARALAIEPEVLLLDEPFSALDNHLKGQIEKQLIETLASYKGTSIFVSHNMEEVYRICDNVIILSEGKVEAYGKKGEIFENPPTIKVAQLTGCSNFSRIQPVATGVFEAVDWGCRLKVEKPVPESVTYVGIKPSNIDLRRNVQGDNVFEGSVVGLNEGLQTVTVYLSLKKFDGKSSSHYLQWEVSKEKWARVEKQTTSWFICLDEGKLFFME; encoded by the coding sequence ATGAAACTGTCGGTAAATATACATAAAGAATTAACAGGCTTTACACTAAAAACTTCTTTTGAAACGATGGAGGGGAGCCCCCTTGGACTGCTGGGTGCTTCTGGTTCTGGAAAAAGTATGATATTACGTTGTATAGCAGGTCTGGAGACCCCCACCAATGGGAGGATTGTTTTAAATGAACGTGTTCTTTTTGATTCTGAAGAGAAGATTGATATACCAAGCCGTAAGAGAAAAGTGGGTTTTTTGTTTCAAAATTATGCTCTTTTTCCCCACATGACAATAGCTGAGAATATTGCCTTTGCCTTAGGAGATTTAACAAAGAAGCAGCGGTCAGAAAAGGTAAAAGAATATATTACCATGATGAAACTACAAGGTTTAGAGGAACGATATCCATCTCAACTTTCTGGGGGCCAGCAACAGCGGGTAGCTATTGCAAGGGCACTGGCTATTGAACCAGAAGTACTTCTTTTGGATGAACCTTTTTCAGCTTTAGATAACCATTTGAAAGGACAGATAGAAAAACAACTGATAGAAACACTGGCAAGCTATAAAGGAACTTCTATATTCGTTTCCCATAATATGGAGGAAGTTTATCGGATATGTGATAATGTGATTATTTTATCGGAGGGCAAAGTAGAAGCATATGGAAAAAAAGGAGAAATTTTTGAAAATCCTCCAACCATAAAAGTAGCTCAATTAACAGGATGCAGCAATTTTTCCAGAATACAGCCTGTCGCTACTGGAGTTTTTGAAGCTGTTGACTGGGGTTGTCGGTTGAAGGTAGAAAAACCGGTACCTGAATCGGTAACATATGTGGGGATAAAGCCAAGTAATATTGATCTGAGAAGAAATGTACAAGGCGATAATGTTTTTGAAGGTAGCGTGGTGGGATTAAATGAGGGCTTACAGACTGTAACAGTTTATTTAAGTCTTAAAAAATTTGATGGTAAATCTTCTAGTCACTATTTACAATGGGAAGTCTCAAAAGAAAAGTGGGCTAGAGTGGAAAAGCAAACAACGTCATGGTTCATTTGCTTAGATGAAGGAAAGTTATTTTTTATGGAATAA
- the nifD gene encoding nitrogenase molybdenum-iron protein alpha chain — protein MAISKKKMDSILEKYPPKVKKNRSKHILLKDSREQQEIQANTRTVPGIITNRGCCFAGCKGVVLGPLRDVVHIVHGPIGCSYYTWGTRRHKGRSEKGEDNFLSYCFSTDMQESDIVFGGEKRLKQAVKEAYEIFKPEAITISSTCPVGLIGDDIHAVAKAAQEEFGIQVLAFDCEGYKGVSQSAGHHIANNVLMKDVIGTGDAETKPYAINIMGEYNIGGDGWEISRILGKIGYHIVSVMTGDGTYKELKSAHKADLNLVQCHRSINYIAEMIEIKYGTPWLKVNFIGIQGTIDSLRNMAKYFDDEALIKKTEEVIVEELEALQEALEVYKKMCEGKTALLFVGGSRAHHYQGLLKELGIETVMAGYEFGHRDDYEGRDVIPYIKMDADSRNIPEIHVEKDESSYKLYLSPEKLEELKKEMPLNRYDGMIKEMKDGSFVIDDLNHFETEELLKSIKPNLFCSGIKDKYVAQKMGIFSKQLHSYDYSGPYAGFRGAVIFAKDVSMGMNTPTWGFITPPWKNEPLLEGKVIEEVATC, from the coding sequence ATGGCGATATCTAAGAAAAAAATGGATAGTATTTTAGAAAAGTACCCTCCGAAGGTTAAGAAAAACCGTAGTAAGCATATTTTGTTAAAGGATTCTAGGGAGCAGCAAGAAATTCAAGCCAACACCCGTACTGTTCCCGGAATTATCACTAATAGAGGATGTTGTTTTGCAGGATGTAAAGGGGTTGTGCTGGGACCTCTTAGAGATGTAGTTCATATTGTGCACGGTCCAATAGGTTGCTCCTACTATACATGGGGAACTAGAAGACATAAGGGGCGATCAGAAAAGGGAGAAGATAACTTTTTAAGCTACTGTTTCTCAACAGATATGCAAGAAAGTGATATTGTTTTTGGCGGTGAGAAAAGATTAAAACAAGCTGTAAAAGAAGCTTATGAAATTTTCAAACCGGAGGCTATTACGATCTCCTCCACTTGTCCTGTCGGTCTTATCGGCGATGATATTCATGCTGTCGCTAAGGCAGCGCAAGAAGAATTTGGTATTCAAGTATTGGCATTTGATTGTGAAGGTTATAAGGGTGTTAGTCAGTCTGCTGGTCACCATATTGCAAACAACGTGCTGATGAAGGATGTTATCGGTACGGGAGATGCAGAAACGAAACCATATGCTATCAATATCATGGGTGAGTATAATATCGGTGGAGATGGTTGGGAAATTTCCAGAATATTGGGAAAAATAGGTTATCATATTGTTTCTGTTATGACAGGGGATGGTACCTATAAAGAGTTAAAAAGTGCCCATAAAGCTGATTTGAACTTAGTACAATGTCACCGTTCCATCAACTATATTGCAGAAATGATTGAAATTAAATATGGTACACCTTGGTTAAAAGTAAACTTTATAGGCATTCAAGGTACCATTGATAGTTTAAGAAATATGGCAAAGTACTTTGATGATGAAGCACTGATTAAGAAAACAGAAGAAGTTATTGTAGAAGAGTTAGAAGCTCTTCAAGAAGCTTTAGAAGTTTACAAGAAGATGTGTGAAGGAAAAACAGCGCTATTATTTGTAGGTGGTTCAAGAGCCCATCATTATCAAGGGCTATTAAAGGAATTAGGCATAGAGACTGTAATGGCAGGCTATGAGTTTGGTCATAGAGATGACTATGAGGGTAGAGATGTAATTCCTTACATCAAAATGGATGCTGACAGCAGAAATATTCCAGAGATTCATGTAGAGAAGGATGAAAGTAGTTATAAATTATATCTATCCCCTGAGAAATTAGAGGAATTGAAGAAGGAAATGCCTTTAAATAGATATGACGGTATGATTAAAGAAATGAAGGATGGCAGCTTTGTTATTGATGATTTAAACCATTTTGAAACAGAAGAACTATTAAAAAGCATCAAACCCAACTTATTCTGTTCTGGTATCAAGGATAAATATGTAGCACAAAAAATGGGAATATTCTCAAAACAACTTCATTCCTATGATTACAGTGGACCTTATGCAGGATTCAGAGGAGCGGTAATCTTTGCAAAAGACGTTTCAATGGGTATGAATACACCAACCTGGGGCTTTATTACACCCCCCTGGAAAAATGAGCCTCTATTAGAGGGAAAAGTTATAGAGGAGGTGGCAACATGTTAG
- a CDS encoding C-GCAxxG-C-C family (seleno)protein, which yields MKKEVSIKKIKSDAEELYRKGDFFCSEAIVSSIKSNFEIDMPEEIIAMASGFPVGIGKSKCVCGAVSGGIMMLGYFFGRTKGGDSKVQKTLELANELQQSFKDNHKHLCCKILTHGMDMASGEHKNQCVAFTGEIAEKLACMVVRELQLVNIDD from the coding sequence ATGAAAAAGGAAGTGAGTATTAAAAAAATTAAAAGTGATGCAGAAGAACTTTATAGAAAAGGAGACTTTTTCTGTTCAGAAGCTATCGTTAGCTCCATTAAAAGCAATTTTGAAATTGATATGCCAGAAGAAATCATCGCTATGGCTTCAGGCTTTCCTGTAGGTATAGGAAAATCAAAATGTGTCTGCGGTGCCGTTTCCGGCGGTATCATGATGCTAGGCTATTTTTTTGGGAGAACAAAAGGCGGCGATTCAAAGGTTCAAAAAACTCTGGAATTAGCCAATGAATTGCAGCAAAGCTTCAAAGATAATCATAAACACTTATGCTGTAAGATTCTAACCCATGGTATGGATATGGCATCAGGCGAACACAAAAACCAATGTGTAGCCTTTACAGGAGAAATCGCTGAAAAGCTGGCCTGTATGGTGGTAAGAGAACTACAGCTTGTAAATATTGATGACTAG
- the modA gene encoding molybdate ABC transporter substrate-binding protein, with protein sequence MRWILKVLAVVLIAVLLVGCRTSGNDIVETISGQLSSQEVKATLVISAAASLKDAMEDIKQIYTEENPNVTLTYNFGSSGSLQQQIEQGAPADIFLSAATKQMNALKEKGLILEETHKDLLENKVVLITSTGNSQVIGFESLSDVLVKKIALGEPNSVPAGQYAEEVLNNLNVKEVILPKAVYAKDVREVLAWVETENVDAGMVYETDAKISDKVKIVATAPEGSHKPIIYPVAVIKDSKNTDVAKTFIEFLSTEKVKSIFEKYGFNVI encoded by the coding sequence ATGCGATGGATTCTAAAAGTATTGGCGGTTGTATTGATAGCTGTTTTGTTAGTGGGGTGCAGGACTTCAGGCAATGATATTGTAGAAACTATTTCTGGGCAACTTTCTTCTCAAGAAGTAAAAGCAACTTTAGTAATATCTGCTGCCGCAAGCTTAAAAGACGCTATGGAGGATATAAAACAGATTTATACCGAAGAAAACCCTAATGTTACGCTTACTTATAACTTTGGTTCATCTGGTTCTTTACAGCAGCAAATTGAACAGGGTGCACCTGCAGATATTTTTCTTTCGGCAGCCACCAAGCAGATGAATGCATTGAAGGAAAAAGGACTTATCTTAGAAGAAACCCATAAAGATCTATTGGAGAATAAGGTTGTACTTATTACATCAACGGGAAATTCGCAGGTGATTGGCTTTGAAAGCCTCAGTGATGTGCTGGTTAAAAAAATAGCTTTGGGAGAACCCAACAGTGTTCCTGCAGGACAGTATGCTGAGGAGGTTTTGAATAACTTAAATGTGAAAGAGGTTATATTACCGAAAGCTGTTTATGCAAAAGATGTTAGAGAAGTACTGGCTTGGGTAGAGACAGAAAATGTAGATGCAGGCATGGTATATGAAACAGATGCAAAAATTTCTGATAAAGTCAAAATTGTTGCTACAGCACCTGAAGGTTCACATAAGCCGATTATCTATCCAGTGGCAGTGATAAAAGACAGCAAAAATACTGATGTTGCAAAAACATTTATAGAGTTTTTATCTACTGAAAAGGTAAAGTCAATATTTGAAAAGTATGGCTTTAATGTTATTTAA
- the nifH gene encoding nitrogenase iron protein, whose product MRQIAIYGKGGIGKSTTTQNLTSALAEAGKKIMIVGCDPKADSTRLVLGGLSQKTVMDTLREEGEDIDLEDILLSGFSGIKCVESGGPEPGVGCAGRGIITSINMLESLGAYEADLDYVFYDVLGDVVCGGFAMPIREGKAQEIYIVASGELMALYAANNISKGIQKYAKSGGTRLGGIICNSRKVDNEYELLNAFAKEIGSQLIHFVPRDNIVQRAEINKKTVIEFDAKCDQADEYRTLARNIDGNDMFVVPKPMHTDRLEELMMEFGILG is encoded by the coding sequence ATGAGACAAATTGCGATTTATGGAAAAGGTGGAATTGGAAAATCAACCACAACACAAAACTTGACATCAGCGTTAGCAGAAGCAGGAAAAAAAATCATGATAGTAGGATGTGACCCAAAGGCAGACTCTACTAGGCTTGTTCTGGGAGGTTTATCTCAAAAAACAGTTATGGATACCCTAAGAGAGGAAGGAGAAGATATTGATTTAGAGGATATCTTACTATCTGGTTTCTCAGGGATCAAATGTGTAGAGTCTGGTGGACCAGAGCCAGGGGTAGGATGTGCTGGTAGAGGTATTATTACTTCTATTAATATGTTGGAAAGTTTAGGGGCTTATGAAGCTGATTTGGATTATGTTTTTTACGATGTATTAGGAGACGTTGTTTGTGGAGGATTTGCGATGCCAATTCGTGAAGGAAAGGCACAAGAAATCTACATTGTTGCCAGCGGTGAGTTAATGGCTTTATACGCTGCTAATAATATTTCAAAGGGTATTCAAAAATATGCTAAATCTGGTGGTACGCGTTTAGGCGGTATTATATGTAACAGTCGTAAGGTTGACAATGAATATGAATTATTAAATGCCTTTGCAAAAGAAATTGGCAGTCAGTTGATTCACTTTGTACCAAGAGATAACATTGTGCAAAGAGCAGAAATCAACAAAAAGACAGTCATTGAGTTTGATGCCAAATGTGATCAAGCGGATGAATATAGAACATTAGCAAGAAACATTGATGGCAATGACATGTTTGTAGTTCCAAAGCCAATGCATACAGATAGACTAGAAGAACTTATGATGGAATTTGGTATTTTAGGGTAG
- a CDS encoding TDT family transporter → MNKVIKKIPIPIAGLMLALAATGNLVLSYGNIYRNIFGLISIMILGALTIKVSAQPESFTEAFENPVIASVSPTFSMGLMILSTYIRTYLPSIALGVWILGLLIHICLMLHFTKKYLLKFNIKKVFPSYFVVYVGIVVGSVTAPVYGFTSLGQLIFWFGFISYLVLLPLVLYRVFIIKEIPEAALPTMVIFAAPASLCLAGYLNAFSEKNMMMIVFLASLALLMLFFVLLYMPKILKLKFYPSYSAFTFPFVISGIAMKGTNNLLMNNGKEIEMLNYLVKFLEFWSILMVLYVLIRYAFFIIAPKKEIATPVTTEN, encoded by the coding sequence ATGAATAAGGTAATTAAGAAAATACCCATTCCTATAGCAGGATTGATGTTGGCTTTAGCAGCAACAGGAAACTTAGTTTTATCCTATGGTAACATCTATCGAAATATTTTTGGTTTAATATCTATAATGATACTTGGCGCCCTTACGATAAAGGTTTCAGCTCAGCCTGAGTCCTTCACTGAAGCCTTCGAAAATCCTGTTATAGCCAGTGTAAGCCCTACTTTTTCCATGGGATTAATGATTTTATCTACCTATATCAGAACCTATTTACCTTCAATAGCCCTTGGCGTTTGGATTCTAGGTTTATTGATTCATATCTGTTTAATGCTTCATTTCACGAAGAAATATCTTTTAAAATTTAATATCAAAAAAGTTTTTCCAAGCTATTTTGTTGTATACGTTGGGATTGTCGTTGGAAGTGTAACAGCTCCAGTCTATGGTTTTACTAGTTTAGGACAACTTATCTTTTGGTTTGGTTTTATTTCTTACTTAGTGCTATTACCTTTGGTACTTTATCGGGTTTTCATCATCAAAGAAATTCCTGAAGCTGCTCTACCGACCATGGTAATTTTTGCAGCTCCTGCTAGTCTCTGTTTAGCTGGTTATTTAAATGCATTCTCAGAAAAAAATATGATGATGATCGTTTTTTTAGCCTCTCTAGCCTTATTAATGCTGTTTTTTGTGCTATTATATATGCCTAAAATATTGAAATTGAAATTTTATCCTAGTTATTCCGCCTTTACTTTCCCCTTTGTCATCAGCGGCATTGCTATGAAGGGAACAAACAACTTATTAATGAATAACGGAAAAGAAATAGAAATGTTAAATTATTTAGTAAAATTTTTAGAATTTTGGTCTATCCTTATGGTTCTTTATGTTTTGATAAGATACGCTTTCTTCATTATTGCTCCAAAAAAAGAAATTGCTACGCCTGTCACAACTGAAAATTAA